A genomic region of Capnocytophaga canimorsus contains the following coding sequences:
- the thrA gene encoding bifunctional aspartate kinase/homoserine dehydrogenase I encodes MKILKFGGKSLANGKGLETVLEIVEQKINKGEHIALVVSARGNATDDLLAILEKATSGESYLPIFEDFKTYQKAYDLDFPEEFALLEKLFEGVSLLGDYSDKIKDQIVAQGEIISAKLVTYLLEKRGINAVFVDSRKLLVSDDHFGNAQVKEAISQQKTQTFFEQLPKRAVAVVTGFIAATEKGETTTLGRNGSNYSAALFANFLQAEELQNFTHVNGIYTANPDWVSEAQIIRHLSYQEANELANFGATILHAKTIIPLISKDIPLRILNTFNADDAGTLIHSQTAEKGIRSLSVLEGNALVILEGRGLLGQVGVDARIFRALAQRNISVSIISQGSSERGIGFLVANQDAEKAKKALEEEFESDFYTKDVSEVSVVKNVGVISIVGQDMATFHKPYNALIRNQITPLLINNAVTGNNVSVVVYNHQLQKALNVIHGEIFSISKRVNLVIFGRGTVGGTLVKQIFDAQESILSRKNISLRIVTVANSSQCLFNPKGITSDEYQNFETLGKQYQLEDIFNFVKKHHLENLIAVDATASKTFVENYIPLIENGFDLVSANKIANTVSYDFYQKLRQVLRDNQKQYLYETNVGAGLPLIDTIKLLHLSGENITRIKGIFSGTLSYLFNTFSDSDQPFSQVLQTAIDSGYTEPDPREDLCGNDVGRKLLILARELDLENEFDEITIQNLIPEHLRQGSVADFLSRLNEFDVEFQKIKRNQEPNHVLRYVGDLHGNLSQTQTSRLEVKLVSVPKESALGQVKGADSIFEIYTESYGNHPIVIQGAGAGAAVTARGIFGDILRLVERGTL; translated from the coding sequence ATGAAAATATTAAAATTTGGAGGAAAATCATTGGCTAACGGCAAGGGGCTGGAAACCGTGCTTGAAATCGTCGAACAAAAAATAAACAAAGGCGAACATATTGCTTTGGTAGTTTCAGCACGAGGAAATGCCACAGATGATTTGTTAGCGATATTGGAAAAAGCCACCTCAGGAGAGTCATATCTTCCTATTTTTGAAGATTTTAAAACCTATCAAAAAGCCTATGATTTGGATTTTCCAGAGGAATTTGCCTTACTTGAAAAACTTTTTGAAGGGGTGTCACTTTTAGGAGATTACAGCGATAAAATCAAAGACCAAATCGTGGCTCAAGGCGAAATCATTTCGGCAAAATTGGTTACTTATCTTCTTGAAAAGAGAGGAATTAACGCTGTTTTTGTAGATAGTAGAAAACTTCTGGTAAGCGACGACCATTTTGGAAATGCCCAAGTAAAGGAGGCAATTTCTCAGCAGAAAACCCAAACTTTTTTTGAGCAACTTCCTAAGAGAGCAGTTGCGGTAGTCACTGGATTTATCGCAGCAACCGAAAAGGGCGAAACCACTACTTTAGGACGTAACGGAAGCAATTATTCGGCGGCTTTATTTGCGAATTTTCTCCAAGCGGAAGAATTACAGAACTTTACACACGTGAACGGGATATATACGGCTAATCCTGATTGGGTTTCGGAGGCTCAAATCATTCGCCATTTATCCTATCAGGAAGCCAATGAATTAGCAAATTTTGGTGCCACGATTCTACACGCCAAAACAATTATTCCGTTGATTTCCAAAGATATTCCACTTCGTATTCTCAACACGTTTAACGCTGATGATGCTGGAACATTGATTCATTCGCAAACTGCTGAAAAGGGCATACGTTCGTTATCGGTTTTGGAAGGAAATGCGTTGGTAATTCTCGAAGGAAGAGGATTGCTGGGACAGGTTGGGGTTGATGCTCGGATTTTCAGGGCTTTAGCACAACGCAATATCAGTGTGAGCATCATTTCTCAGGGTTCGTCGGAGCGTGGAATTGGTTTTTTGGTGGCAAATCAAGATGCTGAAAAAGCCAAAAAAGCTTTGGAGGAAGAGTTCGAGTCCGACTTTTATACCAAAGATGTAAGTGAAGTTTCTGTGGTGAAAAATGTGGGAGTAATTTCTATCGTGGGGCAAGATATGGCAACTTTTCATAAGCCTTACAATGCGTTGATTCGTAATCAAATAACCCCACTTTTAATCAATAATGCTGTCACTGGAAATAATGTGAGCGTGGTAGTGTATAATCATCAGTTACAGAAGGCTTTAAATGTTATCCACGGTGAAATTTTTTCAATTTCAAAACGAGTGAATTTGGTAATTTTCGGAAGAGGAACCGTAGGCGGAACACTTGTGAAGCAAATATTTGACGCTCAAGAGTCTATATTGTCAAGAAAGAACATTAGTTTGCGAATTGTTACAGTAGCAAATTCGAGCCAATGTCTTTTCAATCCGAAGGGAATTACTTCTGATGAATATCAAAATTTTGAAACTCTCGGTAAACAATATCAACTGGAAGACATCTTCAATTTTGTTAAAAAACATCATCTTGAAAATTTAATTGCGGTAGATGCAACTGCAAGTAAAACATTTGTAGAAAATTATATTCCGCTCATTGAGAATGGATTTGACTTAGTTTCAGCAAATAAAATAGCCAATACGGTTTCGTATGATTTCTATCAGAAATTAAGACAAGTACTTAGAGATAATCAAAAGCAATACTTGTATGAAACCAATGTTGGAGCAGGGCTTCCGTTGATTGACACCATTAAATTACTGCATCTCTCTGGAGAAAACATTACACGTATTAAGGGAATATTTTCTGGAACACTTAGCTATCTGTTCAATACGTTTTCGGACAGCGACCAACCTTTCAGTCAGGTGCTTCAAACCGCCATCGATAGTGGCTATACCGAGCCTGACCCACGTGAAGACCTTTGTGGAAATGACGTCGGGCGAAAATTACTTATTCTGGCACGTGAACTGGATTTGGAGAATGAATTTGATGAAATAACTATCCAAAATTTAATTCCAGAGCATTTACGTCAAGGAAGCGTAGCTGATTTTTTATCTCGGTTGAATGAATTTGATGTTGAATTTCAGAAGATTAAACGGAATCAAGAACCTAATCACGTTTTGAGATATGTGGGTGACCTGCACGGAAATTTAAGTCAAACTCAAACTTCTCGTCTTGAAGTGAAGTTAGTTTCCGTTCCGAAAGAAAGTGCGTTGGGGCAGGTAAAGGGGGCCGATTCTATTTTTGAGATTTATACCGAATCATACGGAAATCACCCTATCGTAATTCAAGGAGCTGGAGCTGGAGCCGCCGTAACAGCACGAGGCATATTCGGAGATATATTACGACTGGTGGAAAGAGGAACTTTATAG
- a CDS encoding alpha/beta fold hydrolase — protein MSSLPYIEISNFETLSGGKYPKIHLQYQVFGKKLGEAPLIVVNHALTGNSQVTGENGWWNEAVGKGRPIDTQQYSVLVFDIPGNGYKNSFFIENPKEWIARDVARLFLLGLKSLHIEQVFALVGNSVGGGIAWEMIALVPNLFSHLIAVATDWKSSDWIIANSLIQESILQNSANPLHDARLHAMLCYRSPQSFKMKFERSFNFEKLPLRNVETWLLHHGEKLEKRFTLSAYKLMNQLVKTIDIAEGRTSFESVMKDVQTEIHIIGTNSDLYFVPEENRQTYAVLQKMGKKATYHEIDSIHGHDAFLIEYQQLDKILRTII, from the coding sequence ATGTCAAGCCTTCCTTACATAGAAATATCGAATTTTGAAACGCTTTCGGGAGGGAAATATCCGAAAATTCACTTGCAGTATCAAGTTTTTGGAAAAAAATTAGGAGAAGCCCCTCTAATAGTGGTCAATCACGCACTTACAGGAAATTCGCAAGTTACGGGCGAAAATGGTTGGTGGAACGAGGCCGTAGGCAAGGGGAGACCTATTGATACTCAGCAGTATAGTGTTTTGGTTTTTGATATTCCAGGTAACGGGTATAAAAATTCATTTTTTATTGAAAATCCAAAAGAGTGGATAGCACGTGATGTGGCTCGACTTTTTTTACTGGGACTGAAATCGTTACATATTGAACAAGTTTTTGCTCTTGTCGGGAATTCAGTGGGTGGAGGCATCGCTTGGGAAATGATTGCTCTTGTCCCCAATTTGTTCAGTCATTTGATAGCAGTAGCAACCGACTGGAAATCATCGGATTGGATTATTGCAAATAGTCTCATTCAGGAGTCTATTTTACAAAATTCAGCCAACCCACTGCACGACGCTCGTTTACACGCAATGCTTTGTTATCGTTCTCCTCAATCCTTCAAAATGAAGTTTGAACGTAGTTTTAATTTTGAGAAACTACCGCTTCGTAATGTAGAAACTTGGCTTTTGCATCACGGTGAAAAATTGGAAAAACGTTTCACACTTTCCGCCTATAAGCTTATGAATCAGTTGGTAAAAACAATTGATATCGCTGAAGGAAGAACGAGTTTTGAAAGTGTAATGAAAGACGTTCAGACAGAAATTCACATTATTGGCACAAATTCAGATTTGTACTTTGTTCCTGAGGAAAATCGGCAGACTTACGCTGTTTTACAGAAAATGGGTAAGAAAGCCACCTATCACGAAATCGATTCCATTCACGGACACGATGCGTTTTTGATTGAATATCAGCAGTTAGATAAAATTTTAAGAACTATAATTTAA
- a CDS encoding O-acetylhomoserine aminocarboxypropyltransferase/cysteine synthase family protein: protein MSKFKPATQALHAGYDVKQHGGNRAIPIYQTVSYVFENSDQAAARFNLSEAGYIYTRLNNPTNDILEQRLAALEGGVGAVVTASGTAALSTTFLTLLRVGDHIVSSNSLYGGTYNLLNVTLPRLGITTTFVDPQNPQNFEKAIQENTKCIFIETLGNPKLDVLDIEAIAKIAQKYNIPLIADNTVASPALLNPIKYGANIVIHSLTKYIAGNGTALGGAIIDGGNFDWSSGKFPEFTEPSAGYHGLVLHEALGNLAFIAKVRIEGLRDFGAALSPFNAFQILQGLETLEIRIKRHSENTLALAKWLSQQPEVAWVNYPGLENSSYKSLADKYLPNGQSGLLTFGLKSGYEGAKKTVDNVKIISLLANLGDTKSLIIHPASTTHQQLSEESQRLTGVTPDLIRLSVGLEDIEDLKADLKAAFTSN from the coding sequence ATGAGTAAATTTAAACCAGCTACACAGGCACTACACGCAGGATATGATGTTAAACAACACGGTGGAAACAGAGCTATCCCGATTTATCAAACCGTTTCGTATGTTTTTGAAAATAGCGATCAAGCTGCTGCCCGATTCAATCTTTCGGAAGCAGGATATATCTATACCCGATTGAACAATCCTACTAACGATATTTTGGAGCAACGTTTGGCAGCCTTAGAAGGAGGTGTTGGGGCAGTAGTTACCGCATCAGGAACGGCGGCCCTTTCTACTACATTTTTAACCCTATTACGGGTAGGTGACCATATCGTTTCGTCTAATAGTTTATACGGAGGAACCTACAATTTGTTGAATGTTACGTTGCCACGATTGGGCATTACGACCACTTTTGTTGACCCACAAAATCCGCAAAATTTTGAAAAAGCAATTCAGGAAAATACCAAATGTATTTTTATCGAAACATTGGGAAATCCAAAATTAGATGTGCTTGATATTGAAGCTATTGCCAAAATCGCTCAAAAGTATAATATTCCGCTAATTGCTGATAATACAGTAGCATCTCCTGCTTTACTTAATCCGATTAAATATGGAGCGAATATTGTAATCCATTCATTAACAAAGTATATTGCTGGAAATGGAACGGCACTTGGTGGAGCTATCATTGATGGTGGAAACTTTGATTGGAGTAGCGGAAAATTTCCTGAATTTACCGAACCTTCAGCAGGTTATCACGGATTAGTTTTGCACGAAGCCTTAGGAAACTTGGCTTTCATCGCTAAGGTGAGAATTGAGGGGCTTCGTGATTTTGGAGCTGCACTTAGCCCGTTTAACGCTTTTCAAATTCTTCAAGGTTTGGAAACGCTGGAAATCAGAATAAAACGACATAGCGAAAATACTTTAGCTTTGGCAAAATGGCTTTCACAGCAACCCGAAGTAGCTTGGGTAAATTATCCAGGTTTGGAAAATAGTTCATATAAATCTTTAGCAGACAAGTATTTACCTAACGGACAAAGTGGTTTGCTAACTTTTGGATTGAAATCAGGGTATGAAGGAGCGAAAAAAACGGTGGATAATGTTAAAATCATTTCTCTTTTGGCGAATTTAGGTGATACCAAATCGCTGATAATTCATCCTGCAAGTACTACACATCAGCAACTTAGCGAAGAATCACAACGATTAACGGGAGTAACCCCTGATTTGATTCGTCTTTCTGTAGGTTTGGAAGATATCGAAGATTTAAAAGCTGATTTAAAGGCTGCTTTTACAAGTAATTAG
- a CDS encoding NAD(P)H-dependent flavin oxidoreductase, which yields MNNNVTKLFHIKYPIIQGGMVWASGWKLASAVSNAGGLGLLGAGSMYPEVLREHIRKCRIATNKPFGVNIPLMYPNIEQLIATILEEKVPIVFTSAGNPNTWTSLLKKEGIKVAHVVSSSKFAIKAQNAGVDAVVTEGFEAGGHNGREETTTLVLIPSVKQHINIPIIAAGGIATGRGMLAAMALGAEGVQIGSRFVATHEASAHINFKNKVIEAQEGDTHLTLKELAPVRLLKNKFYQELEAMYENKNNSPEAFRTFLGKGRTKKGMFEGDLEAGELEIGQIASVIHKIQSVSEIFEEIITEFESARKDLASINF from the coding sequence ATGAACAATAATGTAACCAAATTATTCCATATTAAATATCCTATCATTCAAGGAGGAATGGTATGGGCAAGCGGTTGGAAATTAGCCTCTGCGGTGAGTAATGCTGGAGGTTTAGGGCTTTTAGGAGCAGGTTCGATGTACCCAGAAGTTCTTCGAGAACATATCAGAAAATGCCGAATTGCCACTAATAAGCCTTTTGGGGTAAACATACCGCTAATGTATCCGAACATCGAACAACTGATAGCTACCATTTTAGAAGAAAAAGTACCTATTGTATTTACTTCAGCTGGAAATCCTAACACTTGGACTTCCCTATTGAAAAAAGAAGGTATTAAAGTAGCTCACGTGGTAAGCAGTTCAAAATTTGCCATAAAAGCCCAAAACGCAGGGGTAGATGCCGTTGTAACAGAAGGATTTGAAGCGGGCGGACATAACGGAAGAGAAGAAACCACTACTTTAGTACTTATTCCCTCTGTAAAACAACACATTAACATTCCTATTATTGCAGCAGGAGGTATTGCTACAGGCAGAGGAATGCTCGCCGCAATGGCATTGGGAGCAGAGGGCGTTCAAATCGGCAGCCGATTTGTAGCTACGCACGAAGCCTCAGCTCATATTAACTTCAAAAATAAAGTTATCGAAGCCCAAGAAGGAGATACCCACCTTACACTGAAAGAACTAGCACCTGTAAGACTATTAAAAAACAAATTCTATCAGGAGCTTGAAGCTATGTATGAAAACAAAAATAATTCACCAGAGGCATTTCGTACTTTTTTAGGAAAAGGGAGAACTAAAAAAGGAATGTTCGAAGGTGATTTAGAAGCTGGTGAATTGGAAATCGGGCAAATTGCGTCGGTTATTCATAAAATACAATCTGTTTCAGAGATTTTTGAAGAAATCATCACAGAATTTGAATCAGCGCGTAAAGATTTGGCTTCCATAAACTTCTAA